The region AGCGCTGGAACGGAGATCGTACAACTCGGTTGGTATGGATCGAGCACCATCAGGATGAGGTGGAAGAGTTCTGGCGGCTGAGCGAACAGGAAAATCGCGAGCCGAGAGTTTACTGGTAGGGAGCATTTGGCGGTATGAAGGTTCAGTACGGACCAACGCCAGAGTTAGTTGCTGACCGTCCTGCTGGGTATTTCCCGTAGAACTTTGGTCGATGCTCAAGATTGTAGTACTGGTGGCGAACTGCTCTAGCAGAATATTACATCCCAACGGAGAAAGAGAAGTACCTTACCAGTACACGGCTAGCCAGTTCGATTGGGCTTGGTCAACTGGCTGAAGAATAACTCCGCTATTTGAAACGCCTGCTAGAGAACGACGAAATGTTGGCGCCTTTTGAAGCTGAGATTTACTACTCATGTGGGTTTATTGCCGGGGCGTTATGGATACAAAACTATCTGAAAAACTCGCTCGAAGAAGCTAGGAAAGTGAATCGCACAGGCCTTATTCGCGCTAAAGGGAAACCTGCAAAAGCGCTTTTATTTTATCTCGTGTAGTACTTAAGGAACCGCCTTAGCCCTTCATTCGATGAGCAAATCGACGCTTTTGCTTGCCTTCTTGATATTGCCGAACGGTGGCAGCGATGGCGATTCTGGCAGAGCAAACCTTTGCGGTACTTAGGCGAAAAGATATGTACCATTTTCTGTAAGTATTTCATGAGGCTTGAGAATGGAAAGTTGCCTCTATATTTGCAGGGGAGGGCGCAAATGCAGTTCATTCGCTTAGCCACCCTGTTCCACGATGAAGACGTCTTTTCCTTCGGCGAGGTCTGGAATTTACTATACCGAGAGAGCCGTCCCCCGAATTTTTATACCCCACACGGCCCGGCAATTCGCGGTTTTTATCTTATTGAACGTAGTACTACTCGTGAGGAGGACCACATCGCAGACTTGGTGCTGGCAAATATTAATTACGTCAATACTCTACTTTCTGCTTTGCGGCATCGCTGGCCTAAGGGGAGCCAAAGCGTGCTGGAAGAACGGCAGAGCCATAGGGAATATCTGGATTCGGGAGACTATGTTGTGACGTATATTGTGCAGCTGTTAACCGAAAGTTCACAGATCGTCAGCGTTCTGAACACCCGGCATTTGCATATTCTGATTGCCAGACCGTGGCTTAGGGCGGACAGCATTTTAGGAGGCATCGAATACTGGAAGCAGCAGTCGCTGTATTTTGCTTAACGATGGCACGTTATGGCTACGGGGCGAGATATCTGGACGGAGCATATGAAAGATGTACCATCTAAGTGCTGACAAATATCTCTATGGATATCAGATATAATTAACGCGGCAGTCTAAAATCTTGATTGCCGCGTTCTGATACTGAGGGGTATTTAAGCTAATTGTGTAGTAACACAAATTTTGTGAGTCCGGTGAGAATTCTCAATTTCCCAAAAGATGTGTTGAATTTTAGTAATCTTTACGTTTTTTATTGATTCGCTATGATTTAAAGAATGCCCACTGATCTCATCACCTACATTTAATGCACCAAAAGGCGTGCTACTTTCATACAAACCCGCAACGCATGAAAGATCTTCCGGGTCATAGATCTCCAAAATATACTGTGTTTTCATTCTTTATCCCTATGTTAATCATCGGTTCTATGCTGTTTCTTGTCGATAGTACACTTTTATAGGGGAGTGGAACAGTGCATAAGATACTTTGTGTGTATGCAAGTCATTCCCAGGCAAAGGACATTCTGGTTATATTCAGTGTTCGGTGCAAATACATGCAAGATTGGCTGACTGGTAGCCAAGCTAGGAACAGCATAAACTGCTAAGTCTGATGGTTAACTAATCAGTCGGTGTGCCGTATTACCTTTTGTACCAGTAAGATATTAACTTTTTTCTTTAAGATTTAGCCAAGTGCTGATAAGGAACAGGGCCATAGATCCTGATAAGTTTACGGCTAATTCTGCATGTCTTGGATATGGCTTCGTTGATGATCTATTCTTTCCGTGAGCATCACCTAGTTTATTGCGAAGAGTGCCTAAGCCATTTACAACTGCGGAACAACCGCCAAGAATCTGTTTGAAAATACTCTCAGTATGTTGGTCGGCCGATAAATTAAGTTCTTTTGATAGTATTTTATAAAGCTCTGACATTTCTATGTTTTTATTATTGTACGCCACTCCCATATCATCCAGAATGTGTTTGCAAACGGTTTCTATAAGTGTTCTTGCAGATGTTATTGCTCCATCTGGATCTGTATGGCGTCGTTCTAGCGCTTTCGCCCAAACAGTGTGGACACTATCCTCATCAAATCTCCTTAACACATTAGAAATGTCTTCATCCGCTGGGGTTTTATTTTTTCCTTCTAAATAGTCTAAGAGGGGCTGAAAAGCTTTATAAATGATTTCTCTGCGAGGATCATACTTTTCGGTTTTTTTTATATATCCCCAGAATTCTTTTAAGGAGCGGTTAGTTCTTACAAAATCAGGTAAGAGCTGTAGCAATGATTGATTTTGTAGGAAATAAGTTCTTAGAAGTAAATAATCAGAATTAGCCTCATCTTGGGCACCAGTAGCTCTTGCGATCATTATATTTTGGAGCGCTTCTGCGCGTTCTAGGTCGTTTTGCAGAGTATCTATAATATTCATTTCAATTTTTTAACCAATCAGATGGAAATTTCTAAATCTATAATTCAACCCAGCGTATAGCTAGCTCCCCTAGGCGGAAGGCAGTCCAAGCTTATCGAAGAATGCCCGGTTACGCTCTTTGGCCGCTTTCACTAACTGGTCAAAACTAATCACTTCTATATAGGCATGAGAAGGTTCGTTGTAACCGAAATAGCCCATTCCATCAGATGTGATCCGTAAGTTGGCTCGACGACAGCGCCGATGCATAGATTCAGTGAGGTCACAAAGTACATAACAATAACCTGGTATATCATTATTGCCCGGAATAGGGCGACCGGATTTTGTAGTGACTTTTCCCTCACGTATCCGCTCTAAATAGCTGAGCGCTTGATCAATAGGGTCTTTATCTTCGCCTTCTCGCATATCATTACGCATGGGGCGTTTAATTTCGATAACAGTAATAGCAGCAAGTGGGAAGCTGCTCTGGTCGTTAACAAGAAAAGGATTATCAAACACCCTCAGGCTGAGCAAGTCTGGCTCTTTGGTTGAGTCATTGCCAGTGATTGGCATTGAGTTGAGCGTTTTATCAGAAGACAAATAATTATGAAATGCCAAGCGTTCATCGATCAACCAAAGGTTGCAAGAGTCTAGGAAAACCTCAGCTGAATCTTTGCGCATAGGCATGATTAGCTCGTGAATCATATCTTCACGGGCGTACTTTCCATCTTCTAGCCGCTCGATAGATTTTTGTAGCAGGTCGATAATTACCTTGCGATGAGAAATATAATTGGCAAGGTCTGATTTTTTAAGGTCTCCAGCTTTGCGTAAGTACTCACCTAGCCGTTCCATGTATTCCTCTACATGTTCCTTGTTCTGAGGTTGCATGATGTCATGGCCTTCGCTCACTAACTGACGTTCCACCTCATACCACTGAGCGTGCAGGTGTAGCTCCAGCTCTTTATCTGATTTTTCAGGGTCAACGATCAGTAATTCTTCTGCAACATAATTGGCAATGGGGCGATAGCGTGGCGCATGAGTGTTGATGAAATCATCTACTCGTCTGCGACCAGCCGACACATTTTCTGTCAGGACATCTTGCAGATACTCTTTAGTACGCGTTAATACAGCTTCCCGAATATCTTTAAAACTCACTTCGTTGAGTATGTCCTCAACATCTTCTGCAATATCAAAAGAAATACGTTCACTGCGAACGTGTTGATTAAGGTAGTCGGAAGATACATAGCAGGTATAAGTGAATTCACCAGAAGCGTCTGAAATTTTTCCGTACAGGCCGGGAAGTTTTCCCTGAATAGATTCTTCTTTAACCAGTCGATTGGCTGCGCAGAGTGCCAATTGATGTTTTTTATTAACGGATGCGCGAAACTTGATATGGGTTAAGTCGAATTGGTAATCACGAATTGTAATGGTTTCGAGAAATGCGCTGGCATGCATATGCTCTTCAAGCAAATGGTCAAGGTCAAAAACCTCGTCCGCGTCCTCTAGAAGTATCTTGGGTGCACTTCCCTGTCGCACAAAATACCAGAGCACATGTTCGAGCAACTGATTTGCTATGGACTGGCCTTTTGCAGGAACCTGCTTTCGAAAGCTTTCATCATAATCAACCAGCTTGATAAGAGTGCCTGGCTTTTGAGATGTAGCCTCTACAACCTTTTCACCATGGACTCCTGATTTATCGTTGAAGCGAAATACGCGCTTTTTAAGCTTACCATCAACATCGAAAAAGTGGCTTTCCACTTCGACCAGAGCAAAGACTTTCAGCCACATCAGGCGACCAACCCCCCGGCACCCCTTGTCAATCTTATGGTCCGAATCGAGAGTTTTAAATGACTTAAAGTTAGCCTCGTCAAAACCACAGCCATTATCGGTGATGGTAAAACTGACGATTGGAGGCTGGGACTTTGTGTCTAGATCCAGACTGCCTTGAGAGGCGCGATTGATGCGGAGAACAATCTTTCCTTCGGAGGCATTATCCATTTCTTCAATAGAATGAATGGAGTTTACTACTGCCTCAAATACTGGCATTAGGCCATGACTTTTCGGCAGCGAGGTATTTCGCAGACGCCCCTTTAAATTTGTTTGTAAACTCACGGCGCAGCCTCCCTTTTTAGCCAAGAAACTCGTGCAGCTACTCTATAGGTAAGATGCTAAATGATACCACGACTTACTGATTTACATATCATTTTATGGGTTGGAGCTTATAGGGTCAAATCCATAGCGCCAACGGCGATTTAGGGGCTGATTGAGAGTGTAAGTATCCCCACATCATGACCTTTTGCTCCTTGAGATAAGTTGCATGGTTGTATGTTCGGTGAACATTGTTTGTATCAGCATGTGTAAGTTGAGCCTCAATATTCACCCAACGCAAACATGCTGGATTTACCGTTGAGTTTAAACCGATAGCGCCATGCCTTTTTGCCATTGGGTTTCACTTCGAGGTAGAGTCCATTGAAATCATTGAGCCGATAGAGTTTTTCTTTCGGCTTGGCAGTGCGGCATTGCGTGTCAGTGAGCATAACGGGGCCTTGTTTATTTATTATACCGTTGTTGTACTCACTTAAAATGAAGATGGAAGAATGTTGCACTCATCCATGTACTCATTTTTGACTGCTTTGTTACGAGATGAGTTGAGACGCTATGAAATGAAAAATCCACGCCATTGCGTGGATTTTATGAGGTTTGCCCGTCTTTATGAGATTCACTAAAACCTCATAAGACAACAGCTGAAGCTTAGACGTTGAACAGGAAGTTCATCACGTCGCCATCTTTAACGACGTAATCTTTGCCTTCTGAACGCATCTTGCCGGCTTCTTTGGCGCCTTGCTCACCCTTATAGGTGATGAAGTCTTCGTACGCGATGGTTTGCGCGCGGATAAAGCCTTTCTCGAAGTCGGTGTGGATTTTACCGGCCGCCTGCGGGGCGGTAGCGCCCACCGGGATGGTCCAGGCGCGCACTTCTTTTACGCCGGCGGTGAAGTAGGTTTGCAGATTCAGCAACTCGTAACCGGCGCGGATCACGCGGTTCAGGCCCGGCTCTTCCAGGCCCAGCTCGGCCATGAACTCGGCGCGGTCTTCATCTTCCAGCTCGGCGATGTCGGATTCCACGGCGGCGCACACGGCAACCACTACGGAGCCTTCGGCTGCGGCGATTTCACGCACTTTGTCCAGGTACGGGTTGTTCTCGTAACCGTCTTCGTTGACGTTGGCGATGTACATGGTCGGTTTCAGCGTCAGGAAGCTCAGGTAGCGGATGGCCGCTTTGTCTTCTTCGGTCAGGTCCAACGCGCGCAACATACCGGCGTTTTCCAGCTGCGGCAGGCATTTTTCCAGCGCGGCCAGTTCGGCTTTCGCGTCTTTATCGCCGCCTTTGGCTTTCTTCTGCACGCGGTGGATTGCGCGTTCGCAGGTGTCGAGATCCGACAGCGCCAGCTCGGTGTTGATGACTTCGATATCATCAGCCGGATCAACCTTGTTGTTCACATGGATGATATTGTCGTTTTCGAAGCAGCGCACCACGTGGCCGATTGCCTCGGTTTCACGGATGTTGGTCAGAAACTGGTTGCCAAGGCCTTCGCCTTTGGATGCGCCCTTCACCAGGCCGGCGATGTCGACGAATTCCATGGTGGTTGGCAGGATGCGCTGAGGCTTGACGATCTCGGCCAGCTTGTCCAGACGCGGATCGGGCATCGGCACCACACCGGTATTAGGTTCAATGGTACAGAACGGGAAGTTGGCTGCTTCGATACCCGCTTTGGTCAACGCATTGAACAGGGTGGATTTGCCTACGTTAGGCAGGCCGACGATACCGCATTTGAATCCCATGTTGTTATCACCTTAAATATCTTAACTATCAGCTGGTTAGGGTTAACCCGCTGCATAAATGGCAAAATAATGCGGCCATTATACACGTAATGGGCGTTTATCTCGATCTGACTGTGTACTCGTCATGCTTGCCGCCCTGATGCAACTCCAGGTATGGCGGATACACAGGAAAGACGGGTAGGTTGGCCGGTTTTCGATTGAGATTTGGATCACATTTACACATACTGCGCTTCTGATTAACCTACAGGAAACGCGCCGGTGTCCTTCTTGCCCAGCCCCCCTGAGTTGCCTCTCTGCCGCGGTTTGCCGCGCCATACGGCCCTGGTTCCTGTTCAGCGGGGATGTCTTTTTGAACTGTCAGAAGCGAATCATTCATGTTTAACCTGAGCAATGTCAGGCTGTCGGACGTCAAGAACGAGGTCCTGGCGGGCTTTGTGGTGGCGGTATCGATGATCCCGGAAGCGGTCGGCTTTTCGCTGGTCGCCGGGCTTTCCCCGATTGTCGGGCTGCACACCGCCTTTATTATCGGCCTGGTGACGGCGTTGTTCGGCGGCAAGCCGGGCATGGTGTCGGGCGCAGCCGGTTCTATTGTGGTGGTGCTGATGAGCCTGGCGGCGCAGCACGGCATGGGATACGTACTCTGGGCGACGATTTTCGCCGGCGTGATCCAAATCCTGATCGGCGTGTTCCGGCTGGGCAAGTTTATTCGGCTGGTGCCGTTGCCCGCCATTCACGGCTTTGTTAACGGCCTGGCGATTGTCATCATGCTGGCGCAACTGCATATGATTGCCGGGCAGGGGCCGCTGATGTACGGGCTGGTGGCGCTGGCGATCCTGGTGGTGGTGTTCTTCCCCCGGCTGACGCGAGCGATCCCGGCTTCGCTGGCGGCACTGATCGCGGTTTCCGCATTGGCTGTCGGGCTTAATCTGCATACGCTGCGGGTTGGCGATCTGGCGGATATTTCCGGTGCCTTGCCGCATTTCAGCCTGCCGATGGCGCCGTTCAACCTGGAAATGCTGAAAGTGGTGCTGCCGTACGCGTTAGTGATCGCCCTGGTCGGCCTGATTGAATCGCTGTTGACCATGACGGTGCTCGACGAAATGGGCGGCAAGAAGGGTAACGGCAACCGCGAGAGCATCGCTCAGGGGGCGGGCAACACGATTTGCGGCCTGTTTGGCTGTTTTGCCGGCTGCGCGATGATTGGGCAATCGATCATCAACTTCACCTCAGGCGGCCGTGGGCGCATTTCCGCCGTGGTGGGCGCGTTGTTATTGATTTTGTTCGTGGTCAGCCTGTCGGGTTATATCGGCCTGCTGCCGGTGGCGGCGTTGGCCGGGGTCATGCTGGTGGTGTGTTACAACACCTTTGAATGGAGTTCGCTGCGTCGTCTGCGCCGCATGCCGAAGATGGACGCGCTGGTGATGCTGCTGGTTACTCTGATCACCATCTTTACCGATCTGGCGGTGGCGGTAATCAGCGGGGTGATTATCTCGGCGCTGGCGTTTGCCTGGCAGCAGGCGCGCATCCGCGTTCGTCAGCGCCAGGTAGAGGGCGATGTGGCGGTGTATCAACTCGACGGCCCGTTGTTTTTTGGCTCCACGGCGGCGTTTGCCGACCTGTTTGAGCCGAAGAACGATCCGCAAAGCGTGGTGCTGGATTTTGCCGGTACCCGGGTGATGGATTCCAGCGGGGTGGAGGCGATCGAT is a window of Serratia plymuthica DNA encoding:
- the ychF gene encoding redox-regulated ATPase YchF, which codes for MGFKCGIVGLPNVGKSTLFNALTKAGIEAANFPFCTIEPNTGVVPMPDPRLDKLAEIVKPQRILPTTMEFVDIAGLVKGASKGEGLGNQFLTNIRETEAIGHVVRCFENDNIIHVNNKVDPADDIEVINTELALSDLDTCERAIHRVQKKAKGGDKDAKAELAALEKCLPQLENAGMLRALDLTEEDKAAIRYLSFLTLKPTMYIANVNEDGYENNPYLDKVREIAAAEGSVVVAVCAAVESDIAELEDEDRAEFMAELGLEEPGLNRVIRAGYELLNLQTYFTAGVKEVRAWTIPVGATAPQAAGKIHTDFEKGFIRAQTIAYEDFITYKGEQGAKEAGKMRSEGKDYVVKDGDVMNFLFNV
- a CDS encoding abortive infection family protein, encoding MNIIDTLQNDLERAEALQNIMIARATGAQDEANSDYLLLRTYFLQNQSLLQLLPDFVRTNRSLKEFWGYIKKTEKYDPRREIIYKAFQPLLDYLEGKNKTPADEDISNVLRRFDEDSVHTVWAKALERRHTDPDGAITSARTLIETVCKHILDDMGVAYNNKNIEMSELYKILSKELNLSADQHTESIFKQILGGCSAVVNGLGTLRNKLGDAHGKNRSSTKPYPRHAELAVNLSGSMALFLISTWLNLKEKS
- a CDS encoding ATP-binding protein; this translates as MSLQTNLKGRLRNTSLPKSHGLMPVFEAVVNSIHSIEEMDNASEGKIVLRINRASQGSLDLDTKSQPPIVSFTITDNGCGFDEANFKSFKTLDSDHKIDKGCRGVGRLMWLKVFALVEVESHFFDVDGKLKKRVFRFNDKSGVHGEKVVEATSQKPGTLIKLVDYDESFRKQVPAKGQSIANQLLEHVLWYFVRQGSAPKILLEDADEVFDLDHLLEEHMHASAFLETITIRDYQFDLTHIKFRASVNKKHQLALCAANRLVKEESIQGKLPGLYGKISDASGEFTYTCYVSSDYLNQHVRSERISFDIAEDVEDILNEVSFKDIREAVLTRTKEYLQDVLTENVSAGRRRVDDFINTHAPRYRPIANYVAEELLIVDPEKSDKELELHLHAQWYEVERQLVSEGHDIMQPQNKEHVEEYMERLGEYLRKAGDLKKSDLANYISHRKVIIDLLQKSIERLEDGKYAREDMIHELIMPMRKDSAEVFLDSCNLWLIDERLAFHNYLSSDKTLNSMPITGNDSTKEPDLLSLRVFDNPFLVNDQSSFPLAAITVIEIKRPMRNDMREGEDKDPIDQALSYLERIREGKVTTKSGRPIPGNNDIPGYCYVLCDLTESMHRRCRRANLRITSDGMGYFGYNEPSHAYIEVISFDQLVKAAKERNRAFFDKLGLPSA
- a CDS encoding SulP family inorganic anion transporter, which codes for MFNLSNVRLSDVKNEVLAGFVVAVSMIPEAVGFSLVAGLSPIVGLHTAFIIGLVTALFGGKPGMVSGAAGSIVVVLMSLAAQHGMGYVLWATIFAGVIQILIGVFRLGKFIRLVPLPAIHGFVNGLAIVIMLAQLHMIAGQGPLMYGLVALAILVVVFFPRLTRAIPASLAALIAVSALAVGLNLHTLRVGDLADISGALPHFSLPMAPFNLEMLKVVLPYALVIALVGLIESLLTMTVLDEMGGKKGNGNRESIAQGAGNTICGLFGCFAGCAMIGQSIINFTSGGRGRISAVVGALLLILFVVSLSGYIGLLPVAALAGVMLVVCYNTFEWSSLRRLRRMPKMDALVMLLVTLITIFTDLAVAVISGVIISALAFAWQQARIRVRQRQVEGDVAVYQLDGPLFFGSTAAFADLFEPKNDPQSVVLDFAGTRVMDSSGVEAIDKLTARYLAAGKSIRLRHLSGDCVRLLKQAGPFCSHELDDPQYYVAEEGYQTDDSNLGEETFKVRT